One Burkholderia thailandensis E264 genomic window carries:
- the glgA gene encoding glycogen synthase GlgA — MFVASEAFPLAKTGGLADVCASLPKALRALGCDVRVLMPGYAQALDRVLRPRVVAELGEVLPGAAVRIIAGSMPDSGVPVWLLDCPSLYRRAGSLYCGPDDADWADNAYRFGLLCQVAARVALGAAGLRWRPDVVHAHDWHGGLVALLTRGAGDARPKTVFTIHNAAFQGNFALDDAARIGLPADALSVDGVEFYGQLSFLKAGARYADRLTTVSPTYAGEIQTAEFGCGLEGLYAARRDQLSGIMNGIDTELWNPATDRWLPQPYSIDDMGGKAGCKAALQQELGLCADARAPLVASVCRLTSQKMSDIVLERLPEQLAQHPRMQFALHGRGDRALEQGFDALAAQYPRRVAVRIGYDETLAHRIHAGADILLHGARFEPCGLTQLYAMRYGTIPIVRRVGGLADSVVDLDTLAPHSEDATGFVFDAPTGDAMSEALRRCVNLHDARPGVWSALCRLAMARDSSWSRSARAYLDLYAALTPRRRVEASDEARGAAAALARADAASGRRRRAPEQSERLRQERLARQVALASK; from the coding sequence ATGTTCGTCGCATCGGAAGCGTTTCCGCTCGCGAAGACGGGCGGACTCGCCGACGTTTGCGCATCGCTGCCGAAGGCGCTGCGCGCGCTCGGCTGCGATGTGCGCGTGCTGATGCCGGGCTACGCGCAAGCGCTCGATCGCGTATTGCGGCCGCGCGTCGTCGCCGAGCTGGGCGAAGTGCTGCCGGGCGCGGCGGTGCGCATCATCGCGGGGTCGATGCCCGATTCCGGCGTGCCGGTGTGGCTGCTCGACTGCCCGTCGTTGTATCGTCGCGCGGGCTCGCTGTATTGCGGCCCGGACGACGCGGACTGGGCGGACAACGCGTACCGCTTCGGCCTGCTTTGCCAGGTGGCCGCGCGCGTTGCGCTCGGCGCCGCGGGGCTGAGGTGGCGTCCGGACGTCGTGCACGCGCACGACTGGCACGGCGGGCTCGTTGCGCTTCTGACGCGCGGCGCGGGCGACGCGCGCCCGAAGACCGTGTTCACGATCCACAACGCCGCGTTCCAGGGCAATTTCGCGCTCGACGACGCGGCGCGCATCGGCTTGCCGGCCGATGCGCTGTCGGTCGATGGCGTCGAATTCTACGGGCAGTTGTCGTTCCTGAAAGCGGGCGCGCGCTACGCGGACCGACTCACCACGGTCAGTCCCACCTATGCGGGCGAGATCCAGACGGCCGAATTCGGCTGCGGCCTCGAGGGTTTGTACGCGGCGCGGCGCGACCAGCTCAGCGGGATCATGAACGGCATCGACACCGAGCTGTGGAATCCGGCGACGGACCGCTGGCTGCCGCAACCGTATTCGATCGACGACATGGGCGGAAAGGCGGGCTGCAAGGCTGCGCTGCAGCAGGAACTCGGCCTTTGCGCCGACGCAAGGGCCCCGCTCGTCGCATCGGTGTGCCGGCTGACCTCGCAAAAGATGTCGGACATCGTGCTCGAACGCCTGCCTGAGCAGCTCGCGCAGCATCCGCGCATGCAGTTCGCACTGCATGGACGCGGCGATCGCGCGCTCGAACAGGGGTTCGATGCGTTGGCCGCGCAGTATCCGCGCCGCGTGGCGGTGCGGATCGGCTATGACGAAACGCTCGCGCACCGGATTCATGCCGGCGCGGACATCCTGCTGCACGGCGCCCGGTTCGAGCCGTGCGGGCTCACGCAGCTGTACGCGATGCGCTACGGAACGATTCCGATCGTACGGCGGGTTGGCGGACTCGCCGACAGCGTCGTCGATCTCGACACGCTCGCGCCGCACTCCGAGGACGCGACGGGCTTCGTGTTCGACGCGCCGACAGGCGATGCGATGAGCGAAGCGCTGCGCCGCTGCGTGAATCTGCACGATGCGCGGCCCGGCGTGTGGTCCGCGTTGTGCCGGCTCGCGATGGCGCGCGATTCGAGCTGGTCGCGTTCGGCGCGCGCGTATCTGGACCTGTACGCGGCGCTGACGCCGCGGCGGCGCGTCGAGGCGTCCGACGAGGCGCGGGGCGCGGCGGCCGCGCTTGCGCGAGCGGACGCCGCGAGCGGGCGCCGGCGTCGCGCGCCCGAGCAGTCCGAACGGCTGCGTCAGGAGCGGCTCGCGCGGCAGGTGGCGCTCGCGTCGAAGTGA
- the glgX gene encoding glycogen debranching protein GlgX, whose protein sequence is MPHALALDAGAPAPLGSRWDGGGVNFAVYSRHAARVELCLFDASGRQERARLTLPARTGDVWHGYLPGAAPGTVYGYRVHGCYAPHRGERFNPHKLLLDPCACALTGDFVWHDAVYGYRRDRGADDPHARDPRDSAPYVPKSRVVAPAVRGARPPKPGTPWRDTVIYELHVRGFTRRHPDVPAPLRGTVAGLGTRAAIAHLRELGVSAIELLPTAAFIDEAELARRGRRNYWGYNPLAPCAPHPRYLAHDGDDEFACTVDRLHEAGIEVIVDVVLNHTAERDARGPTLCLRGLDNASYYRLDPERPARYVDYTGCGNTLDLSRPAAIALALATLRHWACDIGVDGFRFDLATTMLRDADGRVGNEAPLVAAILADAELASLKLIAEPWDATLSGYRLGGFAPPFAEWNDRYRDGMRRFWRGDRGAAGECATRFAGSSDVFARAGRAPSASVNFVTAHDGFTLADLTSYAAPRGGGPGASSGRRDEITVCGADESAADDASVRLRRRRLRASMLGALAMSHGTPMIVAGDEFSRTLHGDNNAYCVDSPASWIDWSARGDPDRDLRTFVTRALSVRRALDMLRQTRFFDGRPIAAQGADKDIAWLLPEGRELTEDDWRANETRGFAALLADPRRGGDASPSRIYVAMNARDTRCAFRLPESAGERTPDWLVALDSDATECAAAGALYPGGSWITVEGGGFVALVPADTAGVGVAGPLAARARRAGIAIDYVGADGLRRQVPAEALERLVAALGERADAAEGPDGTTRAGADAARPSSARRPATQAPARCWLPLALRQRPGCWALSVQTYGLRSARSWGIGDFDDLAHMIDVAARLGAAGVQSSPVHALSLSQPQRASPYAPCDRLMLNPLLISAPLAAGDAPPPDYLRFVEQPRVRAELSRIERAATIDYPAVASLKRQALALLHAAFVRDGPDAERTAYRAFCHGEGVALREYATFEALGEWQAAQQGRYVGWMQWPSAYRDPRSTPVADFADAHRERIDFFMYLQWQARRQWHRAAARGRDARMALGLVADLALGAGADSVEAWRWPGLAALDAELGAPPDAFAARGQRWGLAPWRVQRLADADFAPFAAVLDAAMRDAGALRIDHAAGLMRQFWVPRGGDAARGAYVSYPFDALLARITRASAAHRCAVIGEDLGNVPPGLRERLAQAHILGCRVVYFERTPDHAFVAGDRYPPLTAAMASTHDLPTIAGFYSGADNDELDARGLRASPSLAALAREERRVALATLRARLAPYGDTTNAAAFARALHRFLADCASRLVIVQLDDALGVERQANLPPLGDAPPNWRQRIPVAIDALANHGGLRDLAWIFEKRAPSNGSSRTE, encoded by the coding sequence GTGCCGCACGCCCTTGCACTCGACGCGGGCGCGCCCGCGCCGCTCGGCTCGCGGTGGGACGGCGGCGGCGTCAATTTCGCGGTCTACTCGCGGCATGCGGCGCGCGTCGAGCTCTGCCTGTTCGACGCATCCGGCCGGCAAGAGCGCGCGCGCCTGACGCTGCCCGCGCGCACGGGCGACGTATGGCACGGCTATTTGCCGGGCGCCGCGCCCGGAACCGTCTATGGATACCGCGTGCACGGCTGCTACGCGCCGCATCGCGGCGAACGCTTCAATCCGCACAAGCTGCTGCTCGACCCGTGCGCGTGCGCGCTGACGGGCGATTTCGTCTGGCACGACGCAGTGTACGGATACCGGCGCGATCGCGGCGCGGACGACCCGCACGCGCGCGATCCGCGCGACAGCGCGCCGTATGTCCCGAAGTCGCGGGTCGTCGCGCCCGCGGTGCGCGGCGCGCGCCCGCCGAAGCCGGGCACGCCGTGGCGCGACACGGTCATCTACGAGCTCCACGTACGCGGCTTCACGCGGCGGCACCCGGACGTCCCCGCGCCGCTGCGCGGCACGGTCGCGGGGCTCGGCACGCGCGCCGCGATCGCCCATTTGCGCGAGCTCGGCGTGAGCGCGATCGAGTTGCTGCCGACGGCCGCGTTCATCGACGAGGCCGAACTGGCCCGGCGCGGCCGACGCAATTACTGGGGCTACAATCCGCTCGCGCCGTGCGCGCCGCATCCCCGCTATCTCGCGCACGATGGCGACGACGAGTTCGCCTGCACCGTCGACCGGCTTCACGAGGCCGGCATCGAAGTGATCGTCGACGTCGTGCTGAACCACACCGCGGAACGCGATGCGCGGGGGCCCACCCTCTGCTTGCGCGGGCTCGACAACGCGAGCTATTACCGGCTGGACCCCGAGCGCCCGGCCCGCTATGTCGACTACACCGGCTGCGGAAACACGCTCGATCTGTCGCGGCCGGCCGCGATCGCGCTCGCGCTCGCGACGCTGCGCCATTGGGCGTGCGACATCGGCGTCGACGGCTTTCGCTTCGATCTCGCGACGACGATGCTGCGCGACGCCGACGGCCGCGTCGGCAACGAGGCGCCGCTCGTCGCCGCGATCCTCGCCGACGCCGAACTGGCGTCGCTGAAGCTGATCGCGGAGCCGTGGGACGCGACGCTTTCCGGCTATCGGCTGGGCGGATTTGCGCCGCCGTTCGCCGAGTGGAACGATCGCTATCGCGACGGCATGCGCCGCTTCTGGCGCGGCGATCGCGGCGCGGCGGGCGAATGCGCGACGCGCTTCGCGGGATCGAGCGACGTGTTCGCGCGCGCCGGCCGCGCGCCATCGGCCAGCGTGAACTTCGTCACCGCGCACGACGGCTTCACGCTCGCCGACCTGACGTCGTATGCCGCGCCGCGCGGCGGCGGCCCGGGGGCGTCGTCCGGCCGACGTGACGAAATCACCGTGTGCGGCGCCGACGAGAGCGCGGCGGACGACGCGAGCGTGCGGCTGCGACGCCGGCGGCTGCGCGCATCGATGCTCGGCGCGCTGGCGATGTCGCACGGCACGCCGATGATCGTCGCGGGCGACGAGTTCTCGCGCACGCTGCACGGCGACAACAACGCGTACTGCGTGGATTCGCCCGCGAGCTGGATCGACTGGTCCGCGCGCGGCGATCCCGATCGGGACCTGCGCACCTTCGTGACGCGCGCATTGAGCGTGCGACGCGCGCTCGACATGCTGCGGCAGACGCGCTTCTTCGATGGTCGCCCGATCGCCGCGCAAGGTGCGGACAAGGATATCGCGTGGCTGCTCCCGGAAGGCCGCGAGCTGACCGAGGACGACTGGCGCGCGAACGAGACACGCGGCTTCGCCGCGCTGCTCGCCGATCCTCGTCGCGGCGGCGACGCCTCGCCCTCGCGCATCTATGTCGCGATGAACGCGCGAGACACGCGATGCGCCTTTCGTCTGCCGGAAAGCGCCGGCGAGCGGACGCCCGACTGGCTCGTCGCGCTCGACAGCGACGCGACCGAATGCGCAGCCGCCGGCGCGCTGTATCCGGGCGGAAGCTGGATCACGGTCGAGGGCGGCGGCTTCGTCGCGCTCGTGCCGGCCGACACGGCGGGCGTCGGCGTCGCCGGCCCGCTCGCCGCGCGCGCGCGGCGCGCCGGCATCGCAATCGACTACGTCGGCGCGGACGGCCTGCGCCGGCAGGTGCCGGCGGAAGCGCTCGAGCGGCTTGTCGCCGCGCTCGGCGAACGCGCCGACGCGGCCGAGGGCCCAGACGGCACGACACGCGCCGGCGCCGACGCGGCACGGCCGTCGAGCGCGCGACGCCCGGCGACGCAAGCGCCCGCGCGCTGCTGGCTGCCGCTCGCGCTGCGGCAGCGTCCCGGATGCTGGGCGCTGTCGGTCCAGACGTATGGGCTGCGCTCGGCGCGAAGCTGGGGCATCGGCGACTTCGACGATCTCGCGCACATGATCGACGTCGCGGCGCGCCTGGGCGCCGCAGGGGTGCAATCGAGCCCCGTGCACGCGCTTTCGCTGTCGCAGCCGCAACGCGCATCGCCCTATGCGCCGTGCGATCGCCTGATGCTCAATCCGCTGCTGATATCGGCGCCGCTCGCGGCGGGCGATGCGCCGCCGCCCGACTATCTGCGCTTTGTCGAGCAACCGCGCGTGCGCGCCGAGTTGTCGCGCATCGAACGCGCGGCGACGATCGATTACCCGGCCGTCGCCTCGCTCAAGCGGCAGGCGCTCGCGCTGCTGCACGCGGCGTTCGTCCGCGACGGCCCGGATGCGGAACGCACGGCCTATCGCGCGTTTTGTCACGGCGAAGGCGTCGCGCTGCGCGAATACGCGACGTTCGAGGCGCTGGGCGAATGGCAAGCCGCGCAGCAGGGTCGATATGTCGGCTGGATGCAATGGCCATCGGCCTATCGCGATCCGCGCTCGACACCCGTCGCCGATTTCGCCGACGCGCATCGCGAGCGCATCGATTTTTTCATGTACCTGCAGTGGCAAGCGAGGCGTCAATGGCATCGCGCGGCCGCGCGCGGCCGTGATGCGCGGATGGCGCTCGGGCTCGTCGCCGACCTCGCGCTCGGAGCCGGCGCGGACAGCGTCGAAGCGTGGCGCTGGCCGGGGCTCGCTGCGCTCGATGCGGAACTGGGCGCGCCGCCCGATGCGTTCGCCGCGCGCGGACAGCGCTGGGGGCTCGCGCCCTGGCGTGTGCAACGGCTGGCCGACGCCGATTTCGCGCCGTTCGCCGCGGTGCTCGACGCGGCCATGCGCGACGCCGGCGCGCTGCGGATCGATCATGCGGCCGGGTTGATGCGCCAGTTCTGGGTCCCGCGCGGCGGCGACGCGGCGCGCGGCGCATACGTCTCGTATCCGTTCGACGCGTTGCTCGCCCGCATCACGCGCGCGAGCGCCGCGCATCGCTGCGCCGTGATCGGCGAAGATCTCGGCAACGTGCCGCCCGGCCTGCGCGAACGTCTCGCGCAAGCGCACATCCTCGGTTGCCGGGTTGTCTATTTCGAAAGGACGCCGGACCATGCGTTCGTCGCCGGCGATCGCTATCCGCCGCTGACGGCCGCGATGGCATCGACGCACGATTTGCCGACGATCGCGGGCTTCTACTCGGGCGCCGACAACGACGAGCTCGACGCGCGCGGATTACGCGCATCGCCGTCGCTCGCCGCGCTTGCGCGCGAAGAGCGACGAGTCGCCCTGGCGACGCTGCGCGCACGGCTCGCGCCGTATGGCGACACGACGAACGCGGCGGCGTTCGCGCGCGCATTGCATCGCTTTCTCGCCGACTGCGCGAGCAGGCTCGTCATCGTGCAGCTCGACGATGCGCTCGGCGTCGAACGTCAGGCCAATCTGCCGCCCCTCGGCGATGCGCCGCCGAACTGGCGGCAACGCATTCCCGTCGCGATCGACGCGCTTGCAAATCATGGGGGCCTGCGCGATCTCGCATGGATATTCGAGAAACGCGCGCCGTCGAACGGATCGAGCCGCACCGAATAG
- the glgB gene encoding 1,4-alpha-glucan branching protein GlgB codes for MTGIGARTAWRNAVGRRPRNARRVSRIAYRVSRVACRVSRIAYRVSRIAYRVSRVAWRNVAPAARRAHRPFPAVIHIASGIPLPTEPLPAPPVVVDRPASPDDAALIAPDDLARLLRGEHDDPFAVLGIHAESSARDVVVRCLLPGAARVELIDAASARTLATLSPVGSGELHAIRLPAPGPLRYRLRAHYADTVRDLDDPYACTPWLGSLDCHLLARGEHRDAYRRLGAHPCVHDGLEGTAFALWAPNASCVSVVGSFNGWDARVHAMRKRIECGVWELFVPGVGCGALYKFALRTRDGDRLLKADPYARRTEAPPRTASRICAPSAFGWRDDAWMRERAAAQSAHAPIAIYEVHLDSWRRHPDGRAYSYDELADALIPYVAALGFTHVELLPIAEYPFAGSWGYQPVSLFAPSARWGEPDALRRFVERCHLAGLGVLLDWVPAHFPQDAHGLARFDGTHLYEHEDRRVGLHRGWNTLVYNLGRHEVANFLIANALYWLREFHFDGLRVDAVASMLYLDYDRDDGQWLPNVHGGRENLEAVAFLRRLNETVHADAPQGAITIAEESTAWPMVSAPVAAGGLGFDFKWNMGWMNDTLSFMRVDPIHRRFHLDRLTFGLLYAWSEQFVLALSHDEVVHAKGSLLAKMPGDAWQRHANLRLYLAFQYAHPGKKLLFMGSEFGQEREWNHDRELDWARLADPASAGVRRLVGDLNRLYRRRGCLHRRDADSRGFRWIDCADSHQTVIAWRRIGDAPDDFVVVVCNFTPQPRTGYRIGVPAAGFYRELLNSDAADYGGSGLGNLGGVSSEPVPMHGEPHSLSLLLPPLAALVFAAPGH; via the coding sequence ATGACGGGAATCGGCGCTCGCACGGCATGGCGGAACGCCGTGGGACGGCGTCCGCGAAACGCGCGCCGCGTATCGCGTATCGCGTATCGCGTGTCGCGTGTCGCGTGTCGCGTATCGCGTATCGCGTATCGCGTATCGCGTATCGCGTATCGCGTGTCGCGCGTCGCCTGGCGAAACGTCGCGCCAGCCGCACGCCGCGCGCACCGCCCGTTTCCCGCCGTCATCCACATCGCATCGGGGATACCCTTGCCCACCGAGCCGCTGCCCGCGCCACCCGTCGTCGTCGACCGGCCCGCCTCGCCGGACGACGCCGCGTTGATCGCGCCGGACGATCTCGCTCGTCTGCTGCGCGGCGAGCACGACGATCCGTTCGCGGTGCTCGGCATCCATGCCGAATCGTCCGCGCGCGACGTCGTCGTCCGCTGCCTGCTGCCGGGCGCCGCCCGAGTCGAACTGATCGACGCCGCCTCGGCACGCACGCTCGCCACGCTGTCTCCGGTCGGGTCCGGCGAACTGCATGCGATCCGCCTGCCGGCGCCCGGCCCGCTGCGCTACCGATTGCGCGCGCACTACGCGGACACGGTTCGCGACCTCGACGATCCGTATGCATGCACGCCGTGGCTCGGCTCGCTCGATTGCCATCTGCTCGCGCGAGGCGAGCATCGCGACGCCTATCGCCGGCTCGGCGCGCACCCCTGCGTGCATGACGGACTCGAAGGCACTGCATTCGCGCTGTGGGCGCCGAATGCGTCGTGCGTCAGCGTGGTCGGCTCGTTCAACGGCTGGGACGCTCGCGTGCACGCGATGCGCAAGCGAATCGAATGCGGCGTGTGGGAGCTGTTCGTGCCGGGCGTCGGCTGCGGCGCGCTCTACAAGTTCGCGCTGCGCACGCGCGACGGCGACCGGCTTCTGAAGGCCGACCCATATGCGCGGCGCACCGAGGCGCCGCCCCGCACGGCGTCGCGCATCTGCGCGCCGTCGGCGTTCGGCTGGCGCGACGACGCCTGGATGCGCGAACGCGCGGCGGCGCAATCGGCGCACGCGCCGATCGCGATCTACGAAGTGCATCTCGATTCGTGGCGCCGCCATCCCGACGGGCGCGCGTACTCCTATGACGAACTCGCCGACGCGCTGATTCCATACGTCGCCGCGCTCGGCTTCACGCACGTCGAGCTGTTGCCGATCGCCGAATATCCGTTCGCCGGCTCGTGGGGCTATCAGCCGGTATCGCTGTTCGCGCCGTCCGCGCGCTGGGGCGAGCCCGACGCGCTGCGCCGCTTCGTCGAGCGCTGCCATCTCGCGGGGCTCGGCGTGCTGCTCGACTGGGTGCCCGCGCATTTTCCGCAGGACGCGCACGGGCTCGCGCGTTTCGACGGCACGCACCTGTACGAGCACGAGGACCGGCGCGTCGGGCTGCATCGCGGATGGAACACGCTCGTCTACAACCTCGGCCGGCACGAAGTCGCGAACTTTCTGATCGCGAACGCGCTGTACTGGCTGCGCGAATTCCACTTCGACGGCTTGCGCGTCGACGCGGTCGCGTCGATGCTCTATCTCGACTACGACCGCGACGATGGCCAATGGCTGCCGAATGTACACGGCGGCCGCGAGAATCTCGAAGCGGTCGCGTTTCTGCGTCGCCTGAACGAGACCGTTCATGCCGACGCGCCGCAAGGCGCGATCACGATCGCGGAAGAATCGACCGCATGGCCGATGGTGAGTGCGCCGGTCGCGGCCGGCGGTCTCGGCTTCGACTTCAAATGGAACATGGGCTGGATGAACGACACGCTGTCGTTCATGCGCGTCGATCCGATCCACCGGCGCTTTCATCTGGACCGGCTGACGTTCGGGCTGCTCTACGCGTGGAGCGAGCAGTTCGTGCTCGCGCTGTCGCACGACGAAGTCGTGCACGCAAAAGGATCGCTGCTGGCGAAGATGCCGGGCGACGCCTGGCAACGCCACGCGAACCTGCGCCTCTATCTCGCCTTTCAGTACGCGCATCCGGGCAAGAAGCTGCTGTTCATGGGCAGCGAATTCGGGCAGGAACGCGAGTGGAATCACGATCGCGAGCTCGACTGGGCGCGGCTCGCCGATCCGGCGTCGGCGGGCGTGCGGCGGCTCGTCGGCGATCTGAACCGGCTGTACCGGCGGCGCGGCTGCCTGCATCGCCGCGATGCCGACAGCCGCGGCTTTCGCTGGATCGATTGCGCCGACAGCCACCAGACCGTGATCGCATGGCGGCGCATCGGCGATGCGCCGGACGATTTCGTCGTGGTCGTCTGCAATTTCACGCCGCAGCCGCGAACCGGCTACCGGATCGGCGTGCCGGCGGCCGGATTCTATCGCGAGCTGCTCAACAGCGACGCGGCCGACTACGGCGGCAGCGGTCTCGGCAACCTGGGCGGCGTGTCGAGCGAGCCCGTGCCGATGCACGGCGAGCCGCATTCGCTGTCGTTGCTGCTGCCCCCGCTCGCGGCGCTCGTCTTCGCCGCCCCGGGCCACTGA
- the glgP gene encoding alpha-glucan family phosphorylase yields MFAFLPRALPASLSALTELALDLRWTWSHALDALWQAIDPELWGRTGNPWIILQNVSQHRLDELCGDRDFSSKLAAAIDDHRRYHGDRGWWQAQSEGAADAPGTIAYFSMEFGLGEAFALYAGGLGVLAGDYLKTASDLGVPVIGVGLLFQEGYFRQSIDASGRQREAYPYNDPTSLPIQPVIGADGAWLKVGLDLPGRTLYLRVWLAIVGRTRLYLLDSNDLRNSVGDRGITAKLYAGGAETRLLQEMVLGVGGCAMLDALGLEVDVCHMNEGHAALLVLERARLFMQKHGTSFRDAWWATRGGNVFTTHTPVMAGFDTFAQPLVLEYLRGYERAFDISSRDLLALGRADPLNDDEPFGMAYLALRGSAQANGVSLLHGEVSRRKFSSLYPRWPVDEVPVSHVTNGVHVPSWDSAWADDLWTCACGKGRWLGSVDGHTAAVAACDDEQLWALAAQQRRDLVRYARRRLGWQLAQRGEPQRQVVQAAQVLDPNILTLGFAHRFTDYKRPNLLLHDAGRLARLLTDERQPVQLIVAGKAHPDDERGKQLIHAWVEFSHQPALRRRVVFLEDYDMALAQQLVQGVDVWINTPRRPWEACGTSGMKVLANGGLNLSELDGWWAEAYRPAYGWAFGCGDDDADDAQAVYRILENDIVPAFYRRDARGVPREWVQRMRASMSELAPRFSSNRMLTDYLVRFYRPAAAAYRNRSRDQANLAKALNAWETALDADWHEVHFGPVEVRREQDMWRFTLPVYLGEILPQWVRVELYAEADGARPAECRPMTATGTIPGSIQGYLFGASVPATRSADHYTPRVRAWHDDAFLPAELNLIAWHH; encoded by the coding sequence ATGTTCGCATTCCTGCCGCGTGCGTTGCCCGCGTCATTGTCGGCGTTGACCGAGCTCGCGCTCGATCTGCGCTGGACATGGAGCCATGCGCTCGACGCGCTCTGGCAGGCCATCGACCCCGAGCTCTGGGGGCGGACCGGCAACCCGTGGATCATTCTGCAGAACGTATCGCAACATCGGCTCGACGAGCTGTGCGGCGATCGCGATTTCTCGTCGAAGCTCGCCGCCGCGATCGACGACCATCGCCGCTATCACGGCGACCGCGGCTGGTGGCAGGCGCAAAGCGAAGGCGCCGCGGACGCGCCGGGCACGATCGCATACTTCAGCATGGAGTTCGGTCTCGGCGAAGCGTTCGCGCTGTACGCGGGCGGACTCGGCGTGCTCGCTGGCGATTACCTGAAGACGGCGAGCGATCTGGGCGTTCCGGTGATCGGCGTCGGCCTGCTGTTTCAGGAAGGCTATTTCCGTCAGAGCATCGATGCGAGCGGCCGGCAGCGCGAGGCCTATCCGTACAACGATCCGACGAGCCTGCCGATCCAGCCCGTGATCGGCGCCGACGGCGCGTGGCTGAAGGTCGGGCTCGATCTGCCCGGCCGCACGCTGTACTTGCGCGTATGGCTCGCGATCGTCGGCCGCACCCGTCTGTATCTGCTCGACAGCAACGACCTGCGCAACAGCGTCGGCGATCGCGGCATCACCGCGAAACTGTATGCGGGCGGCGCCGAGACGCGCCTGCTGCAGGAAATGGTGCTCGGCGTCGGGGGATGCGCGATGCTGGACGCGCTCGGCCTCGAAGTGGACGTGTGCCACATGAACGAGGGGCATGCGGCGCTCCTCGTGCTCGAGCGCGCGCGCCTTTTCATGCAGAAGCACGGCACGTCCTTTCGCGACGCGTGGTGGGCGACGCGCGGCGGCAACGTGTTTACGACGCACACGCCGGTCATGGCGGGATTCGACACATTCGCGCAGCCGCTCGTCCTCGAGTATCTGCGTGGGTACGAACGGGCATTCGACATTTCGTCGCGTGACCTGCTGGCGCTCGGTCGCGCCGATCCGCTGAACGACGACGAGCCGTTCGGCATGGCGTACCTCGCGTTGCGCGGCTCCGCTCAGGCGAACGGCGTGAGCCTGCTGCACGGCGAGGTCAGCCGCCGGAAGTTCAGCAGCCTCTATCCGCGCTGGCCCGTCGACGAGGTGCCGGTCAGCCACGTGACGAACGGCGTGCACGTGCCGAGCTGGGATTCGGCATGGGCGGACGACCTGTGGACGTGCGCTTGCGGCAAGGGGCGCTGGCTCGGTTCGGTGGACGGCCACACCGCGGCCGTCGCGGCTTGCGACGACGAGCAGTTATGGGCGCTCGCGGCGCAGCAGCGCCGCGATCTCGTGCGCTATGCGCGACGGCGGCTCGGCTGGCAGCTCGCGCAGCGCGGCGAGCCGCAGCGGCAGGTCGTGCAGGCGGCGCAGGTGCTCGATCCGAACATCCTCACGCTGGGCTTCGCGCACCGCTTCACCGATTACAAGCGGCCGAACCTGCTGCTGCACGACGCCGGGCGTCTTGCACGGCTGCTCACGGACGAAAGGCAGCCGGTTCAACTGATCGTCGCCGGCAAGGCGCATCCCGACGACGAGCGGGGCAAGCAGCTCATTCATGCGTGGGTCGAGTTCAGCCACCAGCCCGCGCTGCGGCGGCGCGTCGTGTTTCTCGAGGACTACGACATGGCGCTCGCGCAGCAGCTCGTGCAGGGCGTCGACGTCTGGATCAACACGCCGCGCAGGCCGTGGGAGGCGTGCGGAACGAGCGGAATGAAGGTGCTCGCGAACGGCGGCCTGAATCTGTCCGAGCTCGACGGCTGGTGGGCGGAGGCGTATCGGCCTGCGTACGGATGGGCGTTTGGATGCGGAGACGATGATGCGGACGACGCGCAGGCCGTGTACCGGATACTCGAGAACGATATCGTGCCGGCGTTCTACCGGCGCGACGCTCGCGGCGTGCCGCGCGAATGGGTGCAGCGGATGCGCGCGAGCATGTCCGAGCTCGCGCCGCGTTTCAGCAGCAACCGGATGCTGACCGACTATCTCGTGCGCTTTTATCGGCCGGCGGCGGCCGCGTATCGCAACCGCAGCCGCGATCAAGCGAATCTCGCGAAGGCGCTGAACGCGTGGGAAACGGCGCTCGATGCCGATTGGCACGAGGTGCACTTCGGGCCGGTCGAGGTGCGGCGCGAACAGGACATGTGGCGCTTCACGCTGCCCGTCTACCTTGGCGAGATCCTGCCGCAATGGGTGCGGGTGGAACTGTACGCGGAGGCGGACGGCGCGCGCCCGGCCGAATGCCGGCCGATGACGGCGACCGGAACGATTCCGGGCTCGATCCAGGGATACCTCTTCGGCGCGAGCGTGCCGGCGACGCGGTCGGCCGACCATTACACGCCGCGCGTGCGGGCCTGGCACGACGATGCGTTCCTGCCGGCCGAGCTCAACCTGATCGCCTGGCACCACTGA